In the Glycine max cultivar Williams 82 chromosome 19, Glycine_max_v4.0, whole genome shotgun sequence genome, taatatgttaaattactcatttgtgcattaattttttttactattacaaaatttaatatatattaaattttgtaatagtaaaaaaaatattttaaaaaaatatacaggattaaataatttatacaatttatatcaaaattaattgtaacaaaatttattatttaaatttatatacgcatcaaatatacattagaaatttagtATTATGTAtagcaacattatttattttataatgtaattgatTCATTTGCTTAGTTGATTAGAGTgttatgttaataatttaaagGTCACAAGTTCGAGTCATGTTTGGATCATTATTTTCGAATTAAttcataatcaatatttttaaaaaaaaaaatgtaacttaGATCTTACAAAAGAGACTTCtattttctccatttttattCTGATCGCAAAATTGGTTGAGAGTTTTTGTAGATGGTTTAGTTTCGAACAAAACCCAtccaagaatattttttttctttcagtgaaggtatttcaaaaaaatgattttggggTATTCTTGGTGTGGAAGTGTTTGTTGATGGAAACTTAGACTTTTAGATTGGTTGTTGGTTTCCATCATTCAAATTGACAAATTTGACCGAAAGGATAAAttgttactttttaaataattaaatgattttattgaatattttgataattaaagaacttaattaaattttaaattataattaagggACCAAATATATAATCTAGTCTAAAAAAGTATTAAAGTGAATCTTTTATATCAtgtttcaacattttttaaatattatactatCTCTCACTTGTTTGCCTAAAATAAAAACGGAAAAAGGTTTCCACCTTTTAATCCCAATTTTGGCACATTATGCAATGTCTTACATAACGATTAGGTTATACTTGGTAGACCTAGAGTTGTTTGGCAACCATTGATCTCCTAAGAGTATGATAAGAGGGTAAATGTGTAATATACATTGTGCTTATttgttgtagattttttttagcCAAACCtaactttttttcattaaaacataaaaaagtttatatgaCCTAAGCATCAAACTAATAGTGGGATTAAATAAGTTTGAAAAATGgtcaaaaaaacagaaaatattaattttaataaataattaaatataaataaaaaaatttggataGTCCGGTTAACTGACCATATGTGAAGAACCTCTAAGTTTTTGTATATACAAATAAAAGGAGAGTACTACCAAAAATTTAGATGAAGGATTTTTTTAAGCAATTTAAATGAAGGATTGATATCCATATTActtgtaaaaaataatcatactattaaaaattttctttcGTATAGTTGGAAAAATGAATACTTCTCATTTTTAGCCTCACCTTATCAGGTTAATTCCGTTACTGGATGTCAAATTCAccgtaaaacaaaaaatactaccAAGTATATAACATTGCttctaaagaagaaaaaaaaaacaccaacattGTTGCAATTTTCATACTACCAAGTAGCAAGCAATACCGAAGTAATTGCTTCTAGTATTCAATACAAAAGCGATCAACAACATGGCTTtctaattttactttaaaaaacgATCAAAAAATTTCTTGAACATGAAAGTACTACACTCTCCAATGGGGAAACTCTGGTCACATTGAAGGCCATCACCTCTCTTGTTTTTGTAACCTGGATAAAGATGTGGATAGAACTCTGCTTCTTCAACCAACACCTATCCCTGACGTTTAGCCAACTTCTTGATATTCCACTTACTGAAAGGATGAGTTGTCTTGTGAGTAATATGAATCTCTCCACCTTTATTAAGCATGTATTTAGCATTGTACAAAAATCCACTCACTAAATCCTTGTGAAGCCTGCATTTGattgaaaaaacatatttagggtgaagagagagaaaaaaaaaccatatagATTAACATTTTTTGCATAACTTACTGAATTTGGTAGTCATCACTTTCTCGAGCAATGAAACCCGCATgaggaaaattaaaaattatgtagtCAAAATGACGATCTATGAGATGTGGGCGTTCTAACATTGTGTGGACATCAACCCTATGTACAATGGTGCAGCCAAGAGCCTCTAGTTCAGTCAAGTTCCCTAATGCACTTCCATACTTGTTCCTTAAAGATGCTTAAAAAATTGACgtattcaaatattaaacaaaaatgaaGTTAGCATAAAAATGTATTAGCATGCATGATAGCAAAGTTGCAtgtattatatacatatataatttgtcAATTTCAATAGTTGAAAATGTACCTCTAGAATCAAGAGAGGTAGCAACCATGTTTTTGGCGGTGCCAAATGCCCTTGCCAAacaaagtgaaaatgagaaatcTCCCTCTCCCACTAGCAAAATCTCATCAGAGCTACGGTAAAGCGTTATCCTTTTCTCTCCCATTGAACACTACGACACAGGTTTAGTGAGTCTTCACTTTTACTTGAAGAAAATAACCAATGATGAGAATGAATATATATACAGATGTTGGAGACTGAAGAAATTCCCCACAAAGTGTTATGGAGAatccaaataataattatagacACTATTTTCAATTATACAAGAAGCTTCCCCTTTAAATTCTCGAAAAGCCCAAAGTTAGTGGATATATTGGAAATGGAACGTTATTACCAATAGGACTCATAACAGGAAGCGCAACTGAACTTTACATGAGAAACAAAAATCATCTTTAAGGTGAATATCAACTGGTATGAGCGGTTGTACAGGTTGATTTGTTTTCtacttaatacatttttttaaaaaaattattttaaaactactgATGTTTTAGAAGTTTAAatcctaataaatattttataactatttttcaattatacCTTTATTTGAAATAAGGAGAGATcatcatattataatttatgaaatgttaggaatatattattttttattggttaaaatttattagaaatatgtAGGTAtcatatcttatttaatgaatatCTATTATATTAcagttttcaattaattttaaggaataattgaaaaaaatgtgtaaagaaaaatatgttagaaaatatattagcaTTCCTATGAAAGGATAAtcttttcaaaatatgaaaacaagaagaaagagAACTTAAATGTCAATATATGTTCTCTTGATTGGTACCCGTAAAGTAATAAAGAAagacaaatatttaatatcgAGAACACCCGTTTACTATTTGACGGCTGATTTTACCAATGCTCATCGACTGGTGCAGATCTTATGTTGGCACTAAAAATGGCTTAAGACTGGAATAATCTTCTAACGACTAATTGTTATTTCTAATGGCTGGCGTGGGCCCAACAAAATTGGGCTTAGAAGTGGCTCAAAATTAAGCCTATTTCGGAGAAGACcaagagtgttgctaggtgcacccagctttattgctggtgcacccagcattctaaaaaatgataaaattatttttgtttggttttctTCTTACTGATCAAGTAGATCCGTAAGAGACTTACAAATCAAGCTGATCCGTAACTTCCGAATCAAATTGATCCAGAAGTCtcttacgaatcaacttgatccgtaagaggaaaaataataatttattaaatatacaacatatttaaagatattgtttaaggttattttatacatattaataaaaatcaataaatacataaaagctaataataatttataaaattaatattatcatcattaatttattttttatttttataatcaatcatatcattaatattataaagaatataaaaaaataattagtattatattaaaaattaaaatactaactactttataatattttttttacatgatcattAGTATAAATGggaaaatagtaattataagagaatttaaaaatattagtacgttatataaaataaggatcTTAGATAACGAATgatgtccattttttgtttatttttttttacatccttttcaacttctttatttcaattatatttaaagttatatttcaaattattttttattagttggtaaactaagttaactagatcatttataataatttacatatactataactaagttaactagaccattttaataacacgtgtgtatatagacacaaatggaatacacaatcaatgaaaataaataaaattagcattattaatgaaaataaataaaaccaacaatacTAATGAAATGAGTTTATgtacaatatatgtatatacatggaatatcaatataaaatatgtacataAACTACGCCTGATCCGTGCGTCGCCTGCGTCTAGACCTAACATATACTAGATGGTCCTGTGTCACACTCCTGGCCAACCTGAGGCATTCTTCGATCACCTCATGTGTCGATGAGGCAGGCGTGACCACCCCTAGACTTAGATGGCGCTCCAACCTCTCAGCAATGTCATCACAAACTTCCTATTGCATACAAAACAAACtgattacataaattattatgcaaatattgagataaatgacgtaaattattagtattacttaccactgcatgtctaggCTCCTCCGCAGATGTCGACGATTCTCCTGGCTCCGGCACGTGAGGGATATCTGTCTGCGGGGCCTGAGGGACGACTCGGGGCTGCGGGGCGTGACCATGAGGCAGAGGATCTAATGTGTGGCCtggtgtcatgaaaggatgGGAGATGCGGAAGAACCAGTCCATGTAGTCACTGGAACACGCCCCTGGCACAACGCACACCTCACCTGCTGGAATGATATGATCCTCGTAGTGCATCCACTTGTCGTGTATATTATCATACGAGACCCATGAATCGACAGGAGGAGCAGGAATGGTCTGCGTGTAGCCAAACTGTCGCACGACCCTCTCCGGTCGGTAATAAACAACAACAGGCCCCCAGCGCAAGAGACCGGAATAACACGATCTGACGTGGAAGTCTCGGACCTCCCGGTGCTCCCCATAAGGGGTCCAACAGACATCCGGAATCCGGAGTCGGTCCAGGCGCTCCCTGTACGCCGGCGTACGAATGCTCTTCACGGTCTTCTTGGTCGCAATCCACCTACAAATGtaacatcaaaattataaacattaataatgaaactgtaacaaaatttaaagttgaacatTGTTGAGGCTGAacgaataaaaaacatatttgttaccTGCAGCAGTGTGATGTAACCGCCAAGCTGTCAGCTGTGGCTCATAGATGCATCGTTCAGCTGGTCGTACATATGCACCAAAGCAGCCACTCCCCAAGCGTACCTCTCCGTCATACTGAGGTCACGAAGGGCCTCCAAGTAGACAACATGGAcattggttgcactcttgttagcaaacagaGTGCAACCCAGAAGGTGAAGAAGATATGCGCGAGCCGCAGCTGTCCAATGACCTGCCTGGCATTGGCACTCATATATATCACGTACCCATTGCAGGCGTAGATACGGTCCACGACACTGGGCTGTCTCAGCCCTGGCAGACTCTGGAGAGACCATCAATAAGTCCACCAGCATCTAAACCGCATCGTCCACGTGCAAGGGCTCAAAAGCGTGTAAGTCGCCAATCACAGGAAGATGGAGGAGCGAGGAGACATCGTCCAACGTGATGGTGAGCTCTCCCACCGGGAGATGGAAACTAGACGTCTCCCGGTGCCACCGCTCCACAAACGCGGACAAAAGTCTCCGATCGCCAGTGTCTACCGAACACGCGATTAGAGGACTTAGTCCTGTACCAACAACAAGTCCCTCAATGGCAGGGACAGACCTGTCTAAACTGTGGACCTTCCTCCCATGAGAGGATAGCTTCAATTCAGGacgctcctgaattgaagtataaaggaatgcaaaattcgttaaaatcatcatttaaaggaaaactaatttcaatcataaagtataatttacaagtaactaaaaataaatagtataaataccTCTCCCGTCCATACGCTGCAAGCAACGTGATCCGCATACAGGGTCAACACGGATGGGTCGCTCGGACCACCCGAAAATCCTTCATGCTCATCCTCAGCAGCCTCTGCACCTGTGTCCGCAGGAATGTCTGCCACAATGTCCTCTACAATAGCTGGTGCCTCCATCGAGTCATCCTGAACATCTGGCGCAGGGATGACTGGCTCATTATGCGCCGCAGTCACAGCGACTCGCTGCCTCCGTGCGGATGCAGTAGGCCGTCGACGCTGCGGAACATCATCGAAATCATCATGATCTCTTCTGCCCACACCTCTGCCAGTGACCTGACCTAAGGCACGACCTAATCCTCTggtcctaaccatgatctgcaaatgagtACCGCAAAATCCATcactcatttcattttctcaaatttcaAGCATTTGGTTGACTCAATTCAATTACTCTAATGGCCACTTGTTGTTTTATCATATGTTTTACTTATTAGAGAGAAACTTGCTgagctttatgaatctgacaaACAATGGTCAATAGCATCTCAAATGCTTAGTGGTATTGACCTTGATTCAGGAAGGTGTTGTTTTATGGTCAACAGCATCTCAAATGTGTGTGGATAAACAAACTAAGCATAAACAATGGTCAACAGCATCTCAAATGCTTAGTGGTATTGACCTTGATTCAGGAAGATGTTGTTTTGTGGTCAACAGCATCTCAAATGTGTGTGGATAAACAAACTAAGCATAAACAATGgtcaacaacatctcaaatgCTTAGTGGTATTGACCTTGATTCAGGAAGGTGTTGTTTTGTGgtcaacaacatctcaaatgTGTGTGGATAAACAAACTAAGCATAAACAATGGTCAACAGCATCTCAAATGCTTAGTGgtcaacaacatctcaaatgCTTAGAGAGAAACTTGCTGAGCTTTATGAATCTGAGAAACAATGATTCATGAAGGAATGATGTGTGTGGATAAACGAAATAGAATCAAAATTGTGTTTGATGTGTTTGGATAAACGAAAATTAGGAATTAATGCTAAGATAGTGTTTGATGTGTGTGGATAAACGAAATAGAATCAAAATATACCATTTCTCAACACAATATTgtgttttgttctatttttataattcaccAAAGCTAGAATGGAACCCATTGGTTATGTTCCATTTTGTAACTTCTGTTCTAATATGTTTACCAAATGCTACCTAAGAGTGTAACACTTACCAAAAATATATGATTGGATTCCTAGGATTCCTAGGAATCAGCATTTAGGACTGTGGAAGGTGTTGGTGGGGGTGGCATCTTTGTGCCCGTGCTTACTCTAGTTgtgatttttatctttgtaataaTGAGACTAGTTTTACTAGCAATATTTGGTTTGGAATATTTGGATAATTTCATACAAGCACTAGGTATCTCttggaattttttaaatgaagtaaTTCATGCTAATCATTCAACGCTACTAAGCTGATGGATGATGGACTGTTTTTGCTATGGTCTTGGCTTCGAGCATCGGAGAAAGACTTTAATATGCACTTTAACTATTGGTCTACCAACCTAACAATATGTTTTTCAGCAGATTGGGAGGGCTCATTAGTTGTGGGGCATTAATTTAGAAGGGTTCACAAGCCAATGGGTATTGTTGATGTATTCTTTTTTGTAGGGTGGATCACATCAGTCCGAAAGTAGCATCACATGTGGATCCACTAGGATTTTTATAACACCTTGTAAttatagtacctctggtactcttttattaatatatatatatatatatatatatatatatatatatatatatatatatatatatcctattttgctgataaaaaaaatgttaatcaaCATATACTATTTGGATAATTCCCTAAAGaggatatatctatatatatagaaaagttTATCTAAATAGACCCATAAATGTAACCGCTGATGTGTGTTTTATTCTATTCATCACATAAGGGGGAGCATCCTAACTAATATGTATGTCTACGAAAAAGGGATATTAGGTGCTAACCGGGACAAGATTTTTTTCTAATGTGTCCaagaaacaaccaaaaaaagCTAATTAAAGGGGGAGAATTGTCAGTAATTACAATGTTCAAGTTCAACAATATTGaaacaaccaaaaacaaaataaggcaAGCAAACCTAATTAAAGGGGGACCATTGATTTGCAGACAATGATTGTACAGTCTAAATTAAAATACCCTAAATTAAAATAccctaatttcaaaaaaaactcacaatgtatcaaatatttggcattttttcaattaaaatgaaactgTTCCTTTTACGGATCACTTGATCTGTAAGCCTcttccggatcaacttgatccataagagGCTTACGGATCAGATGATCCGTAAACAGCCTAGCAACTTCCTGATAGCGGTTTCCGCCATCGCCGGCAACAATGGTGGAAGAAGCAGAAACGCGAAGGAGAAACTTACCTCTAAGAAGAAGCAGAAACGCGAAGAAGAAGCCTTCCTCCTAATCACGACAACAATGGAGGAAACGCTTGGGAGCTTCACTTGGGAGGAGCTTCACTTGGGAAGAAGATGCAGAATCGCGAcgcaaaaaagaagaagaacgaagAAGATGCAGAATCTCGAAGAAGAAGCAGAAGCAAAACCATCcgaggaaggaagaagaagcaggcGTGGGAGAGAGAGGCgagagttattttttaaaaaaaaatactaagggGCTAAAAAGTCTTTTCACataaattgctgggtgcaccagcaaaattattgggtgcacctagcagcacTCGAAGACCAATCTGAAAAGGACAGATATGTGGGAAAcaatttgtgataatttttcAAGATTGACCTGGGACTTCAATCCTACACTCCCAAGTTGAATCTTGCACCTCccattattcaataaaaatataataatacttCTAATGAAAATTTCACCTCTCATTTCCCAACCCAAACGCCTCTTTTCTCCTTTCTCTCAACCCACGACAACATCCCTTCTTTGATGGCACACTCACAACAGCGGCACCCCTCCCTCCTGTAGCAGCTTCTCCTTCCCTACACCCCTTCATCCTCTTTCCTCCTCCTGTGAAGGTAAGTGCCTCCTTCTCCCTTCTCTTTTCTTGCTCCTCCTTCTTcctttatgaaatttaattaactataaaaaaagcttCTAGAAAAAGGTCATTCTGGAAgcaacttttttaaatttagagcAGTCTTTCTAGaagtgtattttttatattccagAAAGGGTGTTATGGAAATCATTATTATGCTTACGAAAAACCCATTCCATAAGAAATAACAACAATCCAAGGTagtatttttggaattttattcTGTATCTTTCGAAAAGCACTATTTTAGCTTATGGAATGATCATTCTCGAAGCAAAAATTGTAATCCGGAATAGTCTTTCCGAAAGTGCATTTTGTATCTTCTGGAAGggttattctaaaaataatatttttacttacGAAAGAGGTGTTTTGTAAGATTTTTCCTTCTAGAGGGGTCATTTCGTAAGAGTACTTATATCCTTATGGAATGTCATTCCAGAAATAGATCCAAAAGTCATAATAAGAATGAATGTTCTAAGAAGAAGAGTTGagttggagaagaagaaaagaaagggaaagGGGAGGGTCTAGACTTATGTTGGCAGCCCAgagaaaagagaggaagaagataGAAGGGATAGGTTatggtttttcttttataatgagAGGTGTAGGATGCAATAAGGAAGGTGCAGAATTCAATTGTCACTTACcctatgtttggttggtttgATGTAGCAGTGCTTTGTGTGAAAATTTTCAACAATTGCCCTGAGTCTCACATTTTGATagctactttaatttaaatatttcttcacaatttaatttctttcaatttcattttactcTACCAAACAATACCTCAATGTGTATGGAGTTATGATATCctaaaaaaattaggaaaagtaggtagtgaaaaataacaattatttattatttaaggaAATTTTTTAGGATTATCCTCATGATGGAAGCATGCTCTCACAAATTCCGCCCTCCCCCTCCCCAAAAATGGCAAATGCACCCATAAAACGATAAAAATCAgtcaaatttatctttttccaaACAATGGATAAAAATCTCTTTGGAGTTTACGCTAGTTGTCAAAGATTCTCAAATTTATGTCTAGAGccataattatcaatttttaattttatatttttttaaaaaataaatttttaatcattaatctatttaaattcaagaaaaatatgcaaaatttattataataaatttcaatgtaCAATTTCGTTGTACacaaataaatattgttaagtataagtaactatttaaaaaaattaactactgataactaattaacaaaaaacttaatttacaaTGTATATTTTGTGTAATTAATTCTAATGTAACCTTAtgtttatgttatttaattaataaacttttataatatttaaattaatactaaTACTCCTTACTTTGGTTGGTTGTTCGACGATGCTAGACTGATGGACAAGTCAGAATTTGGTTAGCTTCTCGGGGTGCATGACTTACTCTACTATTGCACGCTAAACTTTGTCTATCTtatgattatataatttaaataatatatatatatatatatatatatatatatatatatatatatatatataatggtagcataatatatcattttcataataaattttatcgcTTAATAATTTGAATCAACAATATTAGTGTATTAAGAAAAtgtgtagaaaaaaaatgaaaccctaAGACAAAGGCCTTATCGTGTAAATTCGCCTTATGCCTTGGTGCCAGCTAGAACAAACATAATATGAATACAGCTTCATTGCAAGGATTCTTCGCACATGAATTGTCAGTTGTGAAATTTCACTCAGCCTTTGTTATTGGCCTTAATTTATAAGCTGTGAATCCAATTCTGTGTTAAATCTACCATACcataaatcaaaagatcatcTTTACTTGTTTCTAGCAAGCATACCACTGGTGCATTGATACGATGAGTAGACCACTATAAcgatttatgaattttttttttaataaaagggcATTTAAAACATCAGAAATTAGGTATAAACCATAAGGTTTAACCTGCTTTCTTGTACATGAAAAGATTAAAAGTGCAAGAGCTATTAACAAAAAGATCTTTGTTTTAAATACATTTGGTAGTGTTGTATTTTTAGGACATGTTTTAATCGAgtgtgttaaaaataaatatttttccttgaaaacatgaattatattttgttatattatatttttatttagaaagggaaattaaatttttatttttagaaacaaaagagatgttattttatttttagatttttttgggTCGACAAGGGATTTGCCCTTGTCCTACGTATCCTCGGGAataatgagaaaatcagacttaTATAGTTCTTTGTAGAAAAAGAGGTTGtgtgttgagttgattttattttattttattttattttgaaaggttTTGATTTTATGGTAAACTTTGTGAAgtcaagcaagttggagacccagcatgatattcacaaaatttactcacactTTATTGAAACACTACCAaacaagtcggagacccagcatggagTGCGTGCAACATTGAGGGATTATTTATTTGAGAATGTTACCATTTTTAGAAAAGACTTTAGTTTTGTGATAATCTTTGTGAACTCAAgtaagtcggagacccagcatgtcattcacaaaatttactcacacGTTATTGAAACACCACCAAGTAAGTCGGAGATCCAGCATGGAGTGCACATAGTGTAAACGTGTGCTGAAGAATGCCAATgtgaatttgtaaaaataaataaataattgacgtAGTGCTATGAAATCAAATAAATGGAATAAGAATGGAAAgtgatagaataaaaatgaggaGTACACTTAGTAATTAAGGATGTAAGATTGAAACGtgggaaaaaaaagatgaatattGAGATGTTTACagtatattaattaaactaactaacaagacaattatataaataaaatcacattgaataataaatgatagagacaatacaaaaatacaataaaataaagaattattcACTAGCGGCGCGGCCAAAGGGGAACCACCACAGAGGGTGGCGCGCTGCCCCCGACATCGCTAGTACTAGGCCCGACAATACAAGACCACCACAGGGGCAACAACGGCGTGACGGTGGCAGAGGTTTTGCGGTGgtacaaacaaaaaagagataaaagaaacaaaaaaatgaagttggTAGGGCCCTTAACGCCACCGACGAAGGCCCCACGAGCGCGAAGCTACCACGGGATAGCGACAAATGATGGCAGCAGCATGGATAGAGACACCGCAGCCTCGCCAGAGTtggcaaaagaaaagaaaaaagaaaacaaaaacacatcAAAGGAGAAGCACTACCCAACAAAATAAAaggatgagaaaaaaaaatagcagaTCGTGTAGGCCTCG is a window encoding:
- the LOC102663492 gene encoding uncharacterized protein → MSDGFCGTHLQIMVRTRGLGRALGQVTGRGVGRRDHDDFDDVPQRRRPTASARRQRVAVTAAHNEPVIPAPDVQDDSMEAPAIVEDIVADIPADTGAEAAEDEHEGFSGGPSDPSVLTLYADHVACSVWTGEERPELKLSSHGRKVHSLDRSVPAIEGLVVGTGLSPLIACSVDTGDRRLLSAFVERWHRETSSFHLPVGELTITLDDVSSLLHLPVIGDLHAFEPLHVDDAV
- the LOC102663360 gene encoding uncharacterized protein codes for the protein MVSPESARAETAQCRGPYLRLQWVRDIYECQCQAGHWTAAARAYLLHLLGCTLFANKSATNVHVVYLEALRDLSMTERWIATKKTVKSIRTPAYRERLDRLRIPDVCWTPYGEHREVRDFHVRSCYSGLLRWGPVVVYYRPERVVRQFGYTQTIPAPPVDSWVSYDNIHDKWMHYEDHIIPAGEVCVVPGACSSDYMDWFFRISHPFMTPGHTLDPLPHGHAPQPRVVPQAPQTDIPHVPEPGESSTSAEEPRHAVEVCDDIAERLERHLSLGVVTPASSTHEVIEECLRLARSVTQDHLVYVRSRRRRRTDQA